TGGGGCAGTTCCGGGTACCCTATGATTGCCGCTGCAATAACTGACTCCAAAGTAGTTTTCGAGGGCCTGGACCCTGATGATTTTGCGGGTGAAAAGGCCTTTCCTCATATCCTGAAGGACATGGGTGCCAAGGTAACCTTCAGCGACAATGGCAGCACGGTTTCCGTAGAAGGCGGCAGCGAGTTGCACGGCATAGAGATCGATTGCTCGGGCACCCCGGACGCGGTGCCCATTCTGGCTGTGTTGGGCTGCAGGGCAAAGGGACAAACGGTCCTCAAGAACATCGGAGCAAGCCGCTTCAAGGAAACCGACCGTACCCGGTCCATCAAAGAAGAGCTTACTAAAATGGGGGGTTGCTTCGAAGAGACGACCGACAGCCTGACCATTTACCATTCAGAACTGAGAGGGGCTGCCATTGACGGCCGTCACGATCATCGGATCGTCATGGCCTCGGCCATTGCCGGAATGATCGCCGATGGCCGGACCATCATCGAGGGCGCTGAATGGGTAGGGGTTTCCTTCCCCAACTTCTATGAGATCTGTACTTCTCTTGGGGCTGATATGGAGAAAGTGGAGGGCATTTAATATACAGCGACAGTTTTCCCGTCATTCCCGAATGTCTTTATCGGGAATCCAGTTTTTTAAGAAAATGAGAAAACCGAAGTCCCTGGATTCCGCTCCCCGATTAAGAACGTCGGGGACAAGCTTAAAGCCTGCCGGAATGACGGTTAAGAGGACGCATTAGAAAAAAATCGCTGTAGTATTAAGGCTCAGCTTTTTCATAAGCCGATCTGATCGGCTACTTCCCGCAGGCCCATAATCACGTCATGGATGAGTTCGTCCAAATCCTTCCCAAGCATCTGGGCCCCTTTTTCAATGACCTCCCGATTAACTCCGGCGGCAAAATTTTTCTGTTTCCATTTTTTTTTGACCGACTTCACCTCGATATCCAGGACACTTTTCGAAGGCCGAACCAGGGTGGCGGCCGCCACCAGACCGGTTAATTCATCGATGGTATAAAGAAATTTTTCCAAATCCGTTTTGGGTTCCACCTCATTACATAAGCCCCAGCCATGAGAAATGGCCGCCCGGATAGTTTCTTCCGGCCAGCCCTGTTCTTCCAGGATGGATTTGGTTCGGTGGCAATGGGCCTCAGGAAATTTTTCATAATCCAGGTCATGGATCAGGCCGATAATCCCCCATTGCCCTTCATCACCACCGTGTTTACGGGCCAGGTAGCGCATGACCGCCTCGACGGCCAGGGCGTGGTGGATCAAAGCTTCGTTTTGGTTGTATTGCCGGAGGAGGGTTAATGCCTCTTCACGACTCGGTGGGAGACTGGTCATCCTCTTCATCCTTTTGAACTTCCGGGGCTTAATTAAAAAGCCCGCTGCCCTCGAATTCTTTGATTTCCTGATCGTCGTAACCCAGTTCCTGTAAAACCTCCCGGGTATGGGTTCCGACCGGCAAGCCCACCTGATCGTATCGGGGCGGTGATTCGGAAAATTTGATCGGGTTGGCCAATTGTCTTACCTTTCCGCCTCCCGGCAAAGCCACCTCAACGACCATACCCCTCTCCTGGGCCAGGGGATCGTTCAAGGCTTCGGAAAGGGTTAAAACCGGCTCGACACAGGCATCCCAGTTCTGAAACCATCCGGTCCACTCATCCCGTGTTTTGGTTTTGATGATCTCCCGGACCTCTTTCTTAACCTGTTCGACATTGGGCGGCATGACACTACCCGGGATCAGATCCGGACGGCCGATCCCCTGGCAAAAGGCGGCGAAGAATTGGGGCTCCAGACCGCCGAAGCTGAGGTATCGGCCGTCTTTGGTTTCATAAAAATCATACAGGGAGCCGCCGTTTAAATAATGCCCTTCCCGTCCCGGCTCCTGACCGGTTACCAGAAAAGAGGCCCCCACCATAGCCGTAAAAGCCATTACGCCGTCGGTCATGGAGATATCCACATATTGGCCAATACCTGTGGCTTGCCGGTAGATAATGGCGGACAGGAGACCGATGATGGAATTGTACGATCCGGAGGCGATGTCGGCGATTTGCATACCCGTCAGGACCGGGCCGGTTTCGGTGCGGCCGGAATAGGACATAAGACCGGATCGGGAAAGATAATTGATGTCATGCCCGGCCCGGCCTGTCAGGGGGCCGGTTTGTCCGTAACCGGTCAGGGAACAATAGATGAGCGCCGGATTCAGTTCTTTTAATGTTGGATAATCCAAACCGAACCTGGCCATGACGCCGGGACGAAATTGCTCGATCAAAATATCATATCGGTTGATCAACTGACAGACGATACGGATGCCCCTTGGATCTTTTAAATTCAAGGTCATGGAACGTTTCCCGCGCCCTAAATAGGCCGAACTGGTAGAGAGGCCGGTGTCTCCGATAAATGGTGGGGCCAGGGTGGTCAGGTCCGGTCGGGAGCCGGAAACAATTCGCAGCACATCGGCCCCAAGGTCCGACAACATCATGGTGGCATAAGGGCCTGGCAATAAGGTGGTGAAGTCCAATATCTTTAAACCTTGCAGGGGGCCGGTCATTATCATGCTCCTTTAATACGAAAATAGGGTTTATTTCTGAATTATTGCTCAATTTTAAGAGACTTGGTTTCTGCAAAACGATCATCTTTCTTTTCATCATCGCCAGGTTATTGGGGGCCGGTTTCGTATTGGCATCCGTTGATAGGCATATTTGGGATACCCGATCATCACCGCCCCGAAGGGCAGGTGATCCGGGGGCAGGGCCAGAACTTCCTGTAGCGGCGGATAGCTATTAGCCGCGGCCATAAAATAGCCGGCCCAGCAAGTGCCCAGGCCGAAGGAGGGCGCCGCCAAC
This region of Deltaproteobacteria bacterium genomic DNA includes:
- a CDS encoding hydrolase; translation: MTSLPPSREEALTLLRQYNQNEALIHHALAVEAVMRYLARKHGGDEGQWGIIGLIHDLDYEKFPEAHCHRTKSILEEQGWPEETIRAAISHGWGLCNEVEPKTDLEKFLYTIDELTGLVAAATLVRPSKSVLDIEVKSVKKKWKQKNFAAGVNREVIEKGAQMLGKDLDELIHDVIMGLREVADQIGL
- a CDS encoding CoA transferase, yielding MTGPLQGLKILDFTTLLPGPYATMMLSDLGADVLRIVSGSRPDLTTLAPPFIGDTGLSTSSAYLGRGKRSMTLNLKDPRGIRIVCQLINRYDILIEQFRPGVMARFGLDYPTLKELNPALIYCSLTGYGQTGPLTGRAGHDINYLSRSGLMSYSGRTETGPVLTGMQIADIASGSYNSIIGLLSAIIYRQATGIGQYVDISMTDGVMAFTAMVGASFLVTGQEPGREGHYLNGGSLYDFYETKDGRYLSFGGLEPQFFAAFCQGIGRPDLIPGSVMPPNVEQVKKEVREIIKTKTRDEWTGWFQNWDACVEPVLTLSEALNDPLAQERGMVVEVALPGGGKVRQLANPIKFSESPPRYDQVGLPVGTHTREVLQELGYDDQEIKEFEGSGLFN